The following are from one region of the Actinoplanes sp. L3-i22 genome:
- a CDS encoding type IV toxin-antitoxin system AbiEi family antitoxin domain-containing protein, translating into MPIDRRSAQTMNALLIRQAGLITWQQARRFLSEKTVRHRVRAGEWQRIHRGLYCARPEEAGERQMWWAASLAAGNGRPALLAGASALRVFGLRRFDWAGWPAGGLVLGVLPVHVLVHSSRPDRDPPDGVRVHRTRRLSSVDICPTVSPPCTTAARALVDAVEWAGDRAEAAMVLATVRRHRLVSQAQVRPVLNRLPRLSRRRLIEETVFGSSVEVKTERGEHPAGFTEGWSTGTRTASLTFGGHLG; encoded by the coding sequence ATGCCGATCGATCGACGTAGCGCCCAGACGATGAACGCGCTCCTGATCCGTCAGGCCGGCCTGATCACCTGGCAGCAGGCGCGGCGGTTCCTCAGCGAGAAGACCGTCCGGCACCGGGTCCGGGCCGGCGAGTGGCAACGCATTCACCGCGGTCTCTACTGCGCCCGGCCCGAGGAGGCCGGCGAGCGCCAGATGTGGTGGGCGGCCAGTCTCGCCGCCGGCAACGGGCGGCCCGCCCTGCTGGCCGGGGCGAGCGCGCTGCGGGTGTTCGGGTTGCGCCGCTTCGACTGGGCCGGGTGGCCGGCCGGCGGTCTGGTGCTCGGCGTCCTGCCGGTGCACGTGCTGGTCCACAGCAGCCGGCCGGACCGGGATCCACCGGACGGGGTTCGGGTGCACCGGACCCGGCGACTGAGCAGTGTGGACATCTGCCCGACGGTCTCCCCGCCGTGCACCACCGCGGCCCGGGCACTGGTCGACGCGGTGGAGTGGGCCGGCGACCGGGCCGAGGCGGCGATGGTGCTGGCCACCGTGCGGCGGCATCGGCTGGTCAGCCAGGCGCAGGTGCGGCCGGTGCTGAACCGGCTTCCCCGGTTGTCGCGGCGGCGGTTGATCGAGGAGACGGTGTTCGGTTCATCCGTGGAGGTGAAAACTGAGCGCGGGGAACACCCGGCGGGGTTTACTGAGGGTTGGTCGACGGGTACCCGCACAGCGTCGTTGACCTTCGGAGGACATCTTGGCTGA
- a CDS encoding amylo-alpha-1,6-glucosidase — MRPIVFGPQLCTDLTSGSTREWLLPDGVGGYAMGTVTGLRTRRYHGLLIVAGTTPASRMLGLASLDPVLTLASGARVRLGCHEWAGGAIEPRGHELLSSFALIDGVPRWRWRIGDVVIEREIATVHGRPAVSIVHRQIAGAPVRLTLEALCAWRDAHAEQGPTLSVATTADGCVVEGAYRIAGPGFAAAGEWFRGVRYREEAARGLQDQENLRYVGSFTSALERPVEVLAWAGDLDDPPVAGSAVDATRRRNREVVAAAAPADAALVLAADAFVIKGPDVVAGYPWFGAWSRDTMISYEGLFLATGRFSLGRELLLSYAATLSEGMLANTADTGTVEYNTADGTLWFLHAVDRHVTVTGDTDLAAALRPALVAVIDHHLSGTRYGIKADPVDGLLVQGAPGAALTWMDARVDGVPVTPRTGKAVDINALWVNALAGLGDAFTALHAKARDSFARSFPTPSGELRDVLGDPTTRPNQLLAWSLPHAPLRPDPAVLARIGAALLTPLGLRSQAPGTNGYHGRHAGGPGERDRAYHTGTVWPWLTGPYVEAWHRLGVELPDVLGDITGHLEEYGLGSISETADGDAPHTGTGCPFQAWSVAEHLRARKL, encoded by the coding sequence GTGCGGCCGATCGTCTTCGGACCACAGCTATGTACCGATCTGACCAGCGGATCGACCCGTGAGTGGCTTTTACCCGACGGGGTCGGTGGCTATGCCATGGGCACCGTCACGGGGCTGCGCACGCGGCGGTATCACGGGTTACTGATAGTGGCGGGAACAACACCCGCGTCCCGCATGCTGGGCCTCGCGTCCCTCGATCCGGTGCTGACCCTGGCCTCCGGCGCGCGGGTGCGGCTGGGCTGTCACGAGTGGGCCGGCGGGGCGATCGAGCCGCGCGGGCACGAGTTGCTGTCGTCGTTCGCGCTGATCGACGGGGTGCCGCGGTGGCGGTGGCGGATCGGCGACGTGGTGATCGAGCGGGAGATCGCGACGGTCCACGGGCGGCCGGCCGTCTCGATCGTGCACCGGCAGATCGCCGGCGCGCCGGTCCGGCTCACGCTGGAGGCGCTCTGCGCGTGGCGCGACGCGCACGCGGAGCAGGGTCCCACGCTCTCGGTGGCCACGACCGCGGACGGCTGCGTCGTCGAGGGCGCCTACCGGATCGCCGGGCCGGGCTTCGCCGCGGCCGGCGAGTGGTTCCGGGGGGTCCGTTACCGCGAGGAGGCGGCGCGCGGCCTTCAAGATCAAGAAAATTTGCGGTACGTGGGTAGCTTCACCTCCGCCCTCGAGCGTCCCGTCGAGGTCCTCGCCTGGGCCGGTGACCTCGACGATCCCCCGGTCGCCGGGTCCGCCGTGGACGCCACCCGGCGCCGCAACCGCGAGGTGGTCGCCGCCGCCGCGCCCGCCGACGCGGCGCTCGTCCTGGCCGCCGACGCGTTCGTGATCAAGGGGCCGGACGTGGTCGCCGGGTACCCGTGGTTCGGCGCCTGGTCGCGGGACACGATGATCAGCTACGAGGGGCTGTTCCTGGCCACCGGGCGCTTCTCGCTCGGCCGGGAGCTGCTGCTCTCGTACGCCGCGACGCTCTCCGAGGGGATGCTGGCGAACACCGCGGACACCGGGACGGTCGAGTACAACACCGCGGACGGGACGCTGTGGTTCCTGCACGCGGTGGACCGGCACGTGACGGTCACCGGCGACACCGACCTCGCCGCCGCGTTGCGGCCCGCGCTGGTGGCGGTGATCGATCACCACCTGTCCGGTACCCGCTACGGGATCAAGGCCGACCCGGTCGACGGCCTGCTCGTCCAGGGCGCTCCCGGGGCGGCGCTGACCTGGATGGACGCGCGGGTGGACGGGGTGCCGGTGACACCCCGTACCGGGAAAGCGGTTGATATCAATGCTTTGTGGGTCAACGCGCTGGCCGGTCTCGGTGACGCGTTCACGGCCCTGCACGCCAAGGCCCGGGACAGCTTCGCGCGGTCCTTCCCCACCCCGTCCGGGGAGTTGCGGGACGTGCTCGGCGATCCCACCACACGGCCGAACCAGCTGCTGGCCTGGTCGCTGCCGCACGCGCCGCTGCGACCGGACCCGGCCGTGCTGGCCCGGATCGGGGCGGCGCTGCTCACCCCGCTCGGATTGCGCAGCCAGGCGCCGGGCACGAACGGCTATCACGGGCGGCACGCGGGTGGGCCGGGCGAGCGGGACCGGGCGTACCACACCGGCACGGTCTGGCCGTGGCTCACCGGCCCGTACGTCGAAGCCTGGCACCGGCTCGGCGTCGAGCTGCCCGATGTGCTCGGCGACATCACCGGGCACCTGGAGGAGTACGGCCTCGGCTCGATCTCGGAGACCGCCGACGGCGACGCCCCGCACACCGGCACCGGTTGCCCGTTCCAGGCCTGGTCGGTGGCCGAGCATCTGCGGGCCCGAAAACTCTGA
- a CDS encoding diguanylate cyclase produces MERIRPWRVWLVVVAVCALLRCLGQIGGLPFLGYEIPYLTITCATPVMIVIGILLNRPARPAGWIALAVAQACYAVADVLYSFDVWSTGAMTEPTPSDVFYLTSSLLTGAAVLTFIRRRTPGWDLATGLDALVVAISAGLLSWEFFVEPVAHDSTLTLSAKLTEAAYPILDLMLLILAIRLVLRSGGRSPALRLLFGFLLLMFAADTVYAVVGLLGGENTTEPFTGGLWVVSLGLIGACALHPTMRDFDTRGLATTPAATPARLTMLTIAVLMVPGLQLGENLAGRDLNVPLTSAACAVMFLLVLARMAGLVAAQRQAADTDGLTGVRNRRYFEEALVTECRRAARAGYDIGLLMIDIDHFKKINDTYGHPGGDRVLRELAQRLNTGGRAGTVFARYGGEEFIALVPHVTAGELPIIAERTRKAVADLPIEVTDQTLITVTASVGAAAAPGPLASPAELLRAADEALYVAKSAGRNQAVIAPEVPASSTAHH; encoded by the coding sequence ATGGAACGCATCCGGCCATGGCGAGTCTGGCTCGTCGTCGTCGCCGTCTGCGCGCTGCTGCGCTGCCTGGGGCAGATCGGTGGCCTGCCGTTCCTCGGCTACGAGATCCCGTACCTGACGATCACCTGCGCCACCCCGGTCATGATCGTGATCGGGATCCTGCTGAACCGGCCGGCCCGCCCGGCCGGCTGGATCGCCCTCGCCGTCGCCCAGGCCTGCTACGCCGTCGCGGACGTCCTCTACAGCTTCGACGTGTGGAGCACCGGGGCGATGACCGAGCCGACCCCGAGCGACGTGTTCTACCTGACCAGCTCGCTGCTGACCGGGGCGGCGGTGCTGACCTTCATCCGGCGGCGCACCCCGGGCTGGGACCTCGCCACCGGGCTGGACGCGCTGGTCGTGGCGATCAGCGCCGGGCTGCTCAGCTGGGAGTTCTTCGTCGAGCCGGTGGCCCACGACTCGACGCTCACGCTGTCGGCGAAACTGACCGAGGCGGCGTACCCGATCCTCGACCTGATGCTGCTGATCCTGGCGATCCGGCTGGTGCTGCGCTCGGGCGGGCGCAGTCCGGCGCTGCGGCTGCTCTTCGGGTTCCTGTTGCTGATGTTCGCGGCGGACACCGTGTACGCCGTGGTGGGGTTGCTCGGCGGGGAGAACACCACCGAACCGTTCACCGGCGGGCTCTGGGTCGTCTCGCTCGGCCTGATCGGCGCGTGCGCGCTGCACCCGACGATGCGCGACTTCGACACCCGCGGCCTGGCCACCACGCCGGCCGCGACCCCGGCCCGGCTCACCATGCTGACCATCGCCGTACTGATGGTGCCCGGTCTGCAGCTCGGCGAGAACCTGGCCGGGCGGGACCTGAACGTGCCGCTCACCAGCGCCGCCTGCGCGGTGATGTTCCTGCTGGTCCTGGCCCGGATGGCGGGCCTGGTCGCGGCGCAGCGGCAGGCCGCCGACACGGACGGGCTGACCGGGGTGCGCAACCGCCGCTACTTCGAGGAGGCGCTCGTCACCGAGTGCCGGCGGGCCGCCCGCGCCGGTTACGACATCGGCCTCCTCATGATCGACATCGACCATTTCAAGAAGATCAACGATACGTACGGGCATCCGGGCGGCGACCGGGTCCTGCGCGAGCTCGCCCAGCGGCTCAACACCGGCGGGCGCGCGGGCACGGTGTTCGCCCGGTACGGCGGGGAGGAGTTCATCGCCCTGGTCCCGCACGTCACCGCCGGCGAGCTGCCGATCATCGCCGAACGCACCCGCAAGGCCGTCGCCGACCTCCCGATCGAGGTCACCGACCAGACCCTGATCACGGTCACCGCCTCGGTCGGCGCGGCCGCCGCCCCCGGCCCCCTCGCCTCCCCGGCCGAGCTTCTGCGGGCGGCCGACGAGGCCCTTTATGTCGCCAAATCGGCAGGCCGCAACCAGGCGGTAATCGCCCCCGAGGTCCCGGCCTCCTCCACCGCCCACCACTGA
- a CDS encoding glucosidase: MVRTDVSERDRLAQADSGEQPWRAWGPYLSERAWGTVREDYSEHGTAWDYFPHDHARSRAYRWNDDGMAGVCDDRQTFCFALALWNGKDPILKERMFGLGGDGGNHGEDAKDYWWYQDSTPTHSWMKWRYHYPQAEFPYDQLVRVNGQRSRTESEYELVDTGIFDQDRFWAVTVDYAKSSPRDMCIAVTVSNRGPEKATLHVLPTLWFRNTWSWGLPNRPQPSLTGTPGRIAGRHRSLGYVTLDAEGTPPALVCDNETNSQRLWGLPGRSPYPKDGINDFLISDMPTVNPNGTGTKGSLHYELTLKPGETRTIRLRLAQTDAPSPPLDLGRDWTAVMRDRLAEADAFFAGIIPAAASADEAAVARQGIAGLMWGKQFYHFDVKQWLVGDPGNSPPPPGRRYGRNNGWWHMNSFDVISMPDPWEYPWYAAWDLAFHCVSISRVDPGFAKSQLLLLLREWYMHPNGQIPAYEWSFADVNPPVHAWAALRVFEIDGGRDYDFLSRVMHKLLLNFTWWVNRKDVGGNNVFEGGFLGLDNVGPFDRSAALPVAGVLEQSDGTGWMAMYALNLLDISIILALHDRSYEDMATKFLEHFMYIAEAAYRQGLWDEEDSFFYDVLRLPDGHKVPLKARSIVGLLPLAATTRLTSETLNRLPEVNARVRWMLHSQTDYGDVISARRLGGADRRRQRLLSMVGQEQLLRILARLLDPEEFLSPYGLRTLSRAHLEKPFTVSLGGSDFTVGYEPAESTSGLFGGNSNWRGPVWMPVNYLLVEALREFAEFYGEDLRVEYPTGSQTKVSLAEVADDLARRLIALFVPDADGHRPIYGATELFQIHPDWKDLVVFPEYFHGDNGAGLGAWHQTGWSALVVDLILTLHEPR, encoded by the coding sequence ATGGTGAGAACGGACGTGTCGGAGCGGGATCGGCTGGCCCAGGCCGACTCCGGCGAGCAGCCGTGGCGCGCCTGGGGTCCCTACCTCTCCGAGCGGGCGTGGGGCACGGTCCGCGAGGACTACAGCGAGCACGGGACGGCGTGGGACTACTTCCCGCACGATCACGCGCGATCCCGGGCGTACCGGTGGAACGACGACGGGATGGCCGGCGTCTGTGACGATCGGCAGACGTTCTGCTTCGCGCTCGCGCTCTGGAACGGCAAGGACCCGATCCTCAAGGAACGGATGTTCGGCCTCGGCGGCGACGGCGGCAACCACGGCGAGGACGCCAAGGACTACTGGTGGTACCAGGACTCGACGCCGACCCACTCGTGGATGAAGTGGCGTTACCACTACCCCCAGGCCGAGTTCCCGTACGACCAGCTGGTCCGGGTGAACGGGCAGCGCTCCCGGACCGAGAGCGAGTACGAGCTGGTCGACACCGGCATCTTCGACCAGGACCGGTTCTGGGCGGTGACCGTCGACTACGCCAAGTCCTCCCCGCGCGACATGTGCATCGCCGTCACCGTCTCCAACCGCGGCCCGGAGAAGGCCACCCTGCACGTGCTGCCGACGCTGTGGTTCCGCAACACGTGGTCCTGGGGGCTGCCGAACCGTCCACAGCCGTCGCTGACCGGGACCCCGGGCCGGATCGCCGGGCGGCACCGCTCGCTCGGCTACGTGACCCTGGACGCGGAGGGCACGCCACCGGCGCTGGTCTGTGACAACGAGACCAACTCCCAGCGTCTCTGGGGGCTGCCGGGCCGCAGCCCGTACCCCAAGGACGGGATCAATGATTTTCTGATCTCGGACATGCCGACGGTGAATCCGAACGGGACCGGCACCAAGGGATCGCTGCACTACGAGCTGACGCTGAAGCCGGGGGAGACCCGGACCATCCGGCTCCGCCTGGCGCAGACCGACGCGCCGTCGCCGCCGCTCGACCTGGGCCGGGACTGGACCGCGGTGATGCGCGACCGGCTCGCCGAGGCCGACGCGTTCTTCGCCGGGATCATCCCGGCCGCGGCCTCCGCCGACGAGGCCGCGGTGGCCCGGCAGGGCATCGCCGGTCTGATGTGGGGCAAGCAGTTCTACCACTTCGACGTGAAGCAGTGGCTGGTCGGCGACCCGGGCAACTCGCCACCGCCACCGGGCCGGCGCTACGGGCGCAACAACGGCTGGTGGCACATGAACAGCTTCGACGTGATCAGCATGCCGGACCCGTGGGAATACCCCTGGTACGCCGCGTGGGACCTGGCCTTCCACTGCGTGAGCATCAGCCGCGTCGACCCGGGCTTCGCCAAGTCCCAGCTCCTGCTGCTGCTCCGCGAGTGGTACATGCACCCCAACGGCCAGATCCCCGCGTACGAGTGGTCGTTCGCCGACGTGAATCCGCCGGTGCACGCGTGGGCCGCGCTGCGGGTCTTCGAGATCGACGGCGGCCGCGACTACGACTTCCTGTCCCGGGTGATGCACAAGCTGCTGCTCAACTTCACCTGGTGGGTCAACCGCAAGGACGTCGGCGGCAACAACGTCTTCGAGGGCGGCTTCCTCGGCCTGGACAACGTCGGCCCGTTCGACCGGTCGGCCGCGCTGCCGGTCGCCGGCGTGCTCGAACAGTCCGACGGCACGGGCTGGATGGCGATGTACGCCCTCAACCTGCTCGACATCTCGATCATCCTGGCCCTGCACGACCGGTCCTACGAGGACATGGCCACCAAGTTCCTCGAGCACTTCATGTACATCGCCGAGGCGGCGTACCGGCAGGGGCTCTGGGACGAGGAGGACAGCTTCTTCTACGACGTGCTGCGCCTGCCGGACGGGCACAAGGTGCCGCTCAAGGCGCGCTCGATCGTCGGCCTGCTGCCGCTCGCCGCGACCACCCGGCTCACCTCGGAGACCCTCAACCGGCTGCCCGAGGTGAACGCGCGCGTCCGGTGGATGCTGCACAGCCAGACCGACTACGGCGACGTGATCAGCGCGCGGCGGCTGGGCGGCGCGGACCGCCGCCGCCAGCGCCTGCTGAGCATGGTCGGCCAGGAACAACTGCTGCGGATCCTGGCGCGGTTGCTGGACCCCGAGGAATTCCTTTCGCCGTACGGGCTGCGCACGCTCTCCCGGGCCCACCTGGAGAAGCCGTTCACGGTGTCGCTGGGCGGCTCCGACTTCACCGTCGGCTACGAGCCGGCCGAGAGCACCAGCGGCCTGTTCGGCGGCAACTCGAACTGGCGCGGCCCGGTCTGGATGCCGGTCAACTACCTGCTGGTCGAGGCGTTGCGGGAGTTCGCCGAGTTCTACGGCGAGGACCTGCGGGTGGAGTACCCGACCGGCTCGCAGACCAAGGTCTCGCTCGCCGAGGTCGCCGACGACCTGGCGCGCCGGTTGATCGCGCTGTTCGTCCCGGACGCGGACGGGCATCGCCCGATCTACGGCGCCACCGAGCTGTTCCAGATCCACCCGGACTGGAAGGACCTGGTCGTCTTCCCGGAGTACTTCCACGGCGACAACGGGGCCGGCCTGGGCGCCTGGCACCAGACCGGCTGGAGCGCCCTGGTCGTCGACCTGATCCTCACCCTCCACGAGCCCCGCTGA
- a CDS encoding NUDIX domain-containing protein, translating to MPASDYVRNLRARVGQELIMFPTVAAIVLNDRGEVLLHQRSDNAEWNLIAGLMDPGEQPADAVLREVEEETAVQVKIERLAGVVAHEVTYVNGDHCQMVNMFFRCRAVGGEARVNDSESLEVAWFPLDALPELNQFTHRMLTLALEEDAPPYFATPGEGGF from the coding sequence ATGCCTGCCTCCGATTACGTCCGGAACCTGCGAGCCCGGGTCGGCCAAGAGCTGATCATGTTCCCGACCGTCGCGGCGATCGTGCTCAACGACCGCGGCGAGGTCCTGCTCCACCAGCGCAGCGACAACGCGGAATGGAACCTGATCGCCGGCCTGATGGACCCGGGCGAACAGCCGGCCGACGCGGTGCTCCGCGAGGTCGAGGAGGAGACCGCCGTCCAGGTCAAGATCGAACGGCTGGCCGGCGTGGTGGCCCACGAGGTCACCTACGTCAACGGCGACCACTGCCAGATGGTCAACATGTTCTTCCGCTGCCGCGCGGTGGGCGGCGAGGCCCGCGTCAACGACAGCGAGTCCCTGGAGGTCGCCTGGTTCCCGCTGGACGCCCTCCCCGAACTGAACCAGTTCACCCACCGCATGCTGACCTTGGCCCTGGAGGAAGACGCCCCACCGTATTTCGCCACCCCCGGCGAAGGCGGCTTCTGA
- a CDS encoding response regulator transcription factor → MISVVLADDQALVRAGFRALLDAEPDIQVVGEAADGVQAVNLVRATRPDVVLMDIRMPGVDGLEATKRIAADPACADTRVVILTTFELDEYVFEALRTGASGFLVKDTEPVELIRGVRAVAGGDALLSPSVTRRVIGEFAGSGAARRPEPPRELDQLTDREREVMALVAEGLSNDEIASRLVISPATAKTHVSRTMIKLGARDRAQLVVYAYEAGLIRPGWLA, encoded by the coding sequence ATGATCTCGGTAGTGCTGGCGGACGATCAGGCGCTGGTCCGGGCCGGGTTCCGGGCTTTGCTCGACGCGGAGCCGGACATCCAGGTGGTCGGCGAGGCGGCCGACGGGGTGCAGGCGGTGAACCTGGTGCGGGCGACCCGGCCGGACGTGGTGCTGATGGACATCCGGATGCCCGGCGTCGACGGCCTGGAGGCGACCAAGCGGATCGCCGCGGACCCGGCCTGTGCGGACACCCGGGTGGTCATCCTGACGACGTTCGAGCTGGATGAGTATGTGTTCGAGGCGCTGCGGACCGGGGCCTCCGGGTTCCTGGTCAAGGACACCGAGCCGGTCGAGCTGATCCGTGGCGTCCGGGCGGTGGCCGGCGGTGACGCGCTGCTGTCGCCGAGCGTGACCCGGCGGGTGATCGGCGAGTTCGCGGGCTCCGGCGCGGCCCGCCGGCCCGAGCCCCCGCGCGAGCTGGACCAGCTCACCGACCGCGAACGCGAGGTGATGGCCCTGGTCGCCGAGGGCCTCTCCAACGACGAGATCGCCAGTCGCCTGGTGATCAGCCCGGCTACCGCGAAGACCCACGTCAGCCGCACCATGATCAAGCTTGGCGCGCGGGACCGGGCCCAGCTGGTCGTCTACGCCTACGAAGCCGGCCTGATCCGCCCCGGCTGGCTCGCCTGA